The Pyrenophora tritici-repentis strain M4 chromosome 2, whole genome shotgun sequence genome window below encodes:
- a CDS encoding glucan 1,3-beta-glucosidase precursor: MRHFIAVLVAAASLVHAAPACRAKLQNNSSVKQQSVEPVSHGSTANTNQGSAGTVKQGADTSVKTQSVTFDWGVDKVRGVNIGGWLVLEPFITPSIFEKYSSDEKPVHDEWTVCEKVGQSKCADALKPHWESFVSIDDFKKIKGAGFNVVRIPVGYWTFVDAWGPYTQGAAPYLDRAIDWARKTGLKVVIDLHGAPKSQNGFDHSGHKQAAPGWGDHDSVSYTLAALEVLEKKYATPEMQDVVVAIEFLNEPYLKMLDMATVKQFYRDAFNNLRKISNMTAMMHDGFYDPQWLNGFLTPQDNNAHGAVVDHHEYQIFDSGLLAMSIDQHVALVCQSVSNYDGSDKPTVVGEWSGALTDCAPHLNGFKAGSRMEGTFAGSSYIGSCSGKGGPISSWSQEWKDDVRRYIEAQLDAFNTKTRGYFFWNFKTEGHAGEWDLFELLDNGVFPQPLDNRRFGKACSNF; this comes from the exons ATGCGACACTTCATTGCGGTCTTGGTTGCGGCAGCTTCCCTTGTGCATGCCGCGCCTGCTTG TCGTGCTAAGCTACAAAACAATAGCTCTGTCAAACAACAGAGCGTTGAGCCTGTCAGTCATGGAAGCACTGCCAATACCAACCAAGGAAGCGCTGGTACTGTCAAGCAAGGAGCCGATACCTCCGTCAAGACTCAAAGTGTCACCTTTGACTGGGGCGTCGATAAGGTCCGCGGCGTAAACATCGGTGGCTGGTTGGTCCTTGAACC GTTCATTACACCTTCGATCTTCGAGAAATACAGTTCAGACGAAAAGCCTGTTCACGATGAGTGGACGGTTTGCGAGAAGGTGGGGCAGAGCAAGTGTGCTGATGCGCTGAAACCCCATTGGGAAAGCTTCGTCTCCATCGATGACTTTAAGAAGATCAAAGGCGCTGGTTTCAACGTTGTGCGAATCCCTGTCGGATACTGGAC CTTTGTGGATGCATGGGGTCCTTACACCCAAGGAGCCGCTCCCTACCTTGACCGTGCAATCGATTGGGCCAGAAAAACCGGCCTCAAGGTCGTCATCGATCTCCATGGCGCACCCAAGTCCCAAAACGGCTTCGACCACAGCGGCCATAAACAAGCTGCGCCAGGTTGGGGCGACCACGACAGTGTCAGCTATACGCTTGCCGCACTTGAGGTGCTCGAAAAGAAATATGCCACGCCTGAGATGCAAGATGTCGTCGTTGCTATCGAATTTCTCAACGAGCCTTATCTGAAGATGCTTGATATGGCGACGGTCAAACAGTTCTACCGCGACGCGTTTAATAACCTGAGAAAGATCAGCAACATGACTGCCATGATGCACGATGGCTTTTACGACCCACAATGGCTCAACGGGTTCTTGACCCCACAAGACAACAATGCTCATGGTGCCGTTGTCGATCATCACGAGTACCAAATCTTCGATAGTGGTTTACTCGCCATGTCGATTGACCAACACGTTGCTCTTGTTTGCCAATCT GTCAGCAATTATGACGGTTCCGATAAACCGACTG TCGTCGGCGAATGGTCCGGCGCCCTGACAGATTGCGCTCCTCACCTCAACGGCTTCAAGGCCGGCTCCCGCATGGAAGGCACATTCGCTGGCTCTTCCTACATTGGATCCTGCTCCGGAAAAGGCGGGCCCATTTCTTCATGGTCACAGGAATGGAAGGACGACGTACGCCGTTACATTGAAGCACAACTCGATGCTTTTAACACAAAGACGCGCGGCTATTTCTTCTGGAACTTCAAGACAGAGGGACATGCGGGCGAGTGGGACCTCTTCGAATTGCTCGACAATGGTGTATTCCCGCAGCCACTGGACAATAGGCGGTTCGGAAAGGCTTGCTCGAACTTTTAA
- a CDS encoding glycosyltransferase family 1 protein: MAESWKWTSDSKLCFVTTGATAPFTALIESVLRPSCLSALQEGGFTHLLIQYGSAKDVYDKRVSTARSYVNNDENKRHLIIDGIDFNPDGLQAQLQLVQRSKGVVISHAGSGSILEALRYQIPLIVVPNTALLDNHQEELAVAMERNNYLIRGDVTDLAPAIKKSDEFRIRMSQFPPITSGKHRETKSFEAIMDETTGFMD; the protein is encoded by the exons ATGGCGGAATCGTGGAAATGGACGTCTGACTCGAAGCTCTGCTTTGTTACTACGGGAGCCACAGCACCATTTACCGCCCTTATCGAATCAGTCCTAAGACCCTCTTGTCTGAGTGCCCTGCAAGAAGGAGGCTTCACACATCTCCTAATCCAATATGGATCCGCCAAGGACGTTTACGATAAGCGTGTGAGCACTGCTCGCTCATATGTCAACAATGACGAGAATAAGCGGCATCTGATCATAGATGGTATCGACTTCAACCCAGACGGTCTACAAGCACAGTTGCAACTTGTCCAAAGGTCGAAAGGAGTGGTGATATCACATGCGG GATCTGGTTCTATCCTCGAGGCTCTCCGCTACCAAATACCACTCATAGTAGTTCCCAACACTGCACTACTCGACAACCACCAAGAAGAGCTTGCTGTAGCAATGGAACGAAACAACTATCTGATCCGTGGTGATGTTAC TGATCTTGCGCCAGCAATCAAGAAATCGGACGAGTTCCGAATCAGAATGTCACAGTTCCCGCCCATCACAAGTGGAAAGCATCGTGAGACCAAAAGCTTTGAGGCCATCATGGACGAAACAACCGGCTTCATGGACTGA
- a CDS encoding mitochondrial 37S ribosomal protein mS35, with protein MYPPMRTSMASITRRLLLQSRQCPPRIRARAPSRHSTPAQWQQRPLSTTPGRCANEPTKEGSATAADARAPTQTLDELAPQLSYSNTTEEVPFNKMTEEERHEAMLSNLRASLAEIDPSVVADAQRKGKAGLPQTENFGLETDEDFDIEEDDRRKIQAGFWAEGEEEMGPDEDYYGDDLTSHGHGELEQHRELREYARLIAWELPLLSHLARPFEPPTAATPYRFRYTSYLGESHPATNKVVVEFSPQDLSQSDQLTPTQINKMIKLAGPRYNPTTRIVKMSCEKFDTQARNKRFLADTIAGLIEAAKDATDTFEDVPFDFRHHTPKKRTEFPKEWVLSKERKMYLEEKRKQTEYLEDQRQGNGMLVDGKRVLDASLPFMNESQQPQTVMAGGARGKPLR; from the exons ATGTACCCGCCAATGCGCACATCAATGGCGTCAATAACACGAAGACTGCTCTTGCAGTCACGGCAATGCCCACCAAGGATACGAGCTCGCGCACCATCAAGACACAGCACCCCCGCACAATGGCAGCAGCGCCCACTCTCGACAACACCCGGACGATGCGCAAATGAGCCAACGAAAGAGGGCTCCGCAACCGCAGCAGATGCCCGGGCACCGACTCAAACCCTTGATGAGCTAGCTCCGCAATTATCCTACTCCAACACCACGGAAGAGGTTCCCTTCAACAAGATGACAGAAGAGGAGCGTCATGAAGCCATGCTTAGCAACCTGCGCGCCTCACTGGCCGAAATCGACCCCTCAGTCGTTGCCGACGCCCAGCGCAAAGGAAAAGCCGGactcccacagacagagaACTTTGGCCTAGAAACCGACGAGGACTTTGACATTGAGGAAGACGACAGGAGGAAGATCCAAGCTGGTTTCTGGGCCGAAGGCGAGGAGGAAATGGGACCAGATGAGGATTACTACGGCGACGACTTGACGAGTCACGGTCACGGTGAATTGGAGCAGCACAGAGAGTTGAGGGAATATGCGAGGTTGATTGCGTGGGAATTGCCGCTTTTGAGCC ACCTCGCCCGCCCGTTTGAACCCCCTACAGCAGCAACACCCTACCGGTTCCGCTACACGTCATACCTGGGCGAATCACACCCCGCCACCAACAAAGTCGTCGTGGAATTCTCGCCTCAAGACCTCTCGCAATCCGACCAGCTAACGCCCACGCAAATCAACAAGATGATCAAGCTCGCCGGGCCCCGCTACAACCCCACAACCCGCATCGTCAAGATGTCGTGTGAGAAATTCGATACCCAAGCTCGCAACAAACGCTTCCTGGCAGACACAATCGCCGGCCTGATTGAAGCTGCCAAAGACGCCACTGACACGTTTGAAGACGTGCCGTTTGACTTTCGCCATCACACGCCTAAGAAGAGGACCGAGTTTCCCAAGGAGTGGGTTTTGAGCAAGGAAAGGAAAATGTATCTCGAGGAGAAGCGCAAGCAGACGGAGTATCTGGAGGATCAGCGACAGGGCAATGGTATGTTGGTCGATGGCAAGAGGGTGCTGGATGCGAGTTTGCCGTTTATGAATGAGAGCCAGCAGCCGCAGACGGTCATGGCGGGAGGGGCGAGGGGGAAGCCGTTGAGGTAG
- a CDS encoding ORMDL domain containing protein gives MSLDPAKDARRRRSSSLVYKEPPESLEQLSDQSALPNLNAEWVNAKGAWAIHFVLIFFGKILFDIIPGMSQEASWTLVNLSYVAGSYLMFHYVRGVPFDFNSGAYDNLNMWEQIDNGDQYTPAKKFLLTVPIVLFLVSTHYTNYHLTYFLINVVATIAVVIPKLPSFHRIRFAFFNNPPDDI, from the exons ATGTCGCTGGATCCCGCAAAGGACGCGCGGAGGCGACGTAGCAGTAGTCTTGTCTACAAGGAGCCTCCCGAGTCGCTGGAGCAGCTGAGCGACCAGTCGGCCCTGCCCAACTTGAATGCAGAATGGGTCAACGCAAAGG GTGCCTGGGCTATCCACTTTGTCCTTATCTTCTTCGGCAAGATCTTATTCGATATCATCCCCGGCATGTCGCAAGAAGCATCATGGACCCTAGTCAACCTCTCGTACGTGGCCGGATCATACCTCATGTTCCATTATGTTCGCGGTGTGCCCTTTGACTTCAACTCGGGCGCCTACGACAACCTCAACATGTGGGAGCAGATTGACAACGGGGACCAATACACTCCGGCGAAGAAGTTTCTTCTCACCGTGCCAATTGTGTTGTTCCTTGTTAGTACGCATTACACCAATTACCATCTGACGTATTTTCTTATCAACGTCGTTGCAACGATAGCAGTAGTCATTCCCAAGCTACCTTCG TTTCACAGGATACGATTCGCCTTCTTCAACAACCCCCCGGATGACATATAG
- a CDS encoding NhaP, NhaP-type Na+-H+ and K+-H+ antiporter: MVWSQLEPTGPHVTYVFLSFFLILYALFSLMIRNRLHLSEPPLATLFGIIIGPRALNILRPYDWGFSDDIIQETTRLIVGIQCFAVGLELPNGYLQKRWRALLVLLGPVMTFGWLICAMFIMLLFQTDFQTAMTIAACLTPTDPVLAASVLSNSQFSTRVPRRIRDLLSAESGCNDGVSFPFLYIGLSLLLKSTAFGVFKKWFLITILYQCVVGVLLGIALGRVFNALYRFSHGREWMGRASYLAFYLLLAVFSIGLASVLGVDDFLVAFFAGRGFSHNQASPMAETSLPVIIDLLINSAFFVFFGAMIPWQSFGALDGITIPRLFALLALILVFRRIPIVFSLYKMKMLPLVKTTTEALFVGHFGPIGVGAIFLAIEARAQLETGTSLPLPSPPEDLPMDRQRTVTMIWPMVCFIVLGSTMVHGFSTLALSIGGHFARKEGERAPLIGGEREGLHGMVHDGSDDEENDE; this comes from the exons ATGGTCTGGTCACAGCTCGAGCCTACGGGCCCGCATGTAACCTATGTATTCCTGTCGTTCTTCCTGATCTTGTACGCGCTCTTCTCGCTGATGATACGGAACCGGCTACATCTTTCGGAACCACCGCTGGCCACCTTGTTTGGCATT ATCATCGGCCCACGCGCACTAAACATTCTCAGACCCTATGACTGGGGCTTCTCT GATGACATAATACAAGAAACCACGCGTCTCATTGTGGGAATCCAATGTTTCGCTGTCGGCTTGGAACTTCCCAATGGCTACTTGCAAAAGAGATGGCGCGCTCTGCTTGTTCTGCTTGGCCCCGTGATGACGTTTGGATGGCTTATTTGTGCCATGTTCATCATGCTCTTGTTCCAGACGGACTTCCAGACTGCCATGACCATAGCTGCATGCCTTACGCCTACAGATCCCGTCCTCGCAGCTTCGGTACTTTCTAACAGTCAGTTCAGCACCAGGGTACCGAGGCGGATCAGGGACCTTTTGAGCGCAGAGAGCGGGTGTAACGACGGTGTATCATTCCCATTCCTCTACATTGGCCTAAGTCTTCTACTGAAAAGTACTGCTTTTGGTGTGTTTAAGAAGTGGTTCCTCATCACTATACTCTACCAATGCGTCGTGGGTGTTCTTCTCGGTATTGCCCTGGGTCGCGTCTTCAACGCATTGTACAGGTTCTCACACGGACGCGAGTGGATGGGCCGCGCCTCTTACCTGGCTTTTTACTTACTGCTGGCTGTCTTCTCCATTGGTCTGGCATCAGTACTTGGTGTCGATGATTTCCTGGTGGCCTTCTTCGCCGGTCGTGGTTTCTCCCACAACCAAGCGTCGCCTATGGCTGAGACTTCTCTACCGGTTATCATTGATTTGTTGATCAATTCGGctttcttcgtcttcttcggTGCGATGATTCCTTGGCAGAGCTTCGGCGCGCTAGATGGCATTACAATTCCCCGCCTCTTCGCCTTGCTGGCACTTATCCTGGTCTTCCGCCGCATCCCAATTGTATTTTCGCTTTACAAGATGAAGATGCTGCCATTGGTAAAGACAACGACCGAGGCACTCTTTGTCGGTCATTTCGGCCCAATAGGTGTTGGTGCAATCTTCCTAGCCATCGAAGCTCGCGCGCAGCTCGAGACGGGTACTTCTTTGCCTCTGCCAAGTCCGCCTGAAGACTTGCCCATGGACAGACAAAGGACGGTGACCATGATTTGGCCTATGGTCTGCTTCATTGTGCTTGGAAGTACAATGGTACATGGTTTCAGTACACTTGCTCTCAGTATCGGAGGTCATTTCGCACGCAAGGAAGGCGAGAGGGCTCCGTTGATCGGTGGAGAAAGAGAGGGGTTGCACGGTATGGTTCATGACGGCAGCGATGATGAGGAAAATGATGAGTAG
- a CDS encoding carboxypeptidase s produces the protein MTTSYARPKSIRSATLPPSTSTLKMASNTLEKQTKQLPEPPKHPYKRQFITSGLFCFAILGFLRHYIIAPTSSSRWSLSTGFNSVETKEQCSQVEPLFPARTTKGMEEMEAYLTSDAFRDVAIERLSGAVKIPTQSYDDMGTIGEDPRWDIFYSFADYLSKTYPLVHATLQLEKVNTHGLLYTWAGSDPSLKPNLLMAHQDVVPVPDSTIKQWSYPPFSGHYDGKFVWGRGASDCKNQLMAILNAVEALIAADFTPKRTLILSFGFDEEISGREGAQHLANYLLKKLGHNSIAAIVDEGAVNIETWGANFAIPGVAEKGYIDVDIVVRMPGGHSSIPPAHNGIGVASELITLIEANAYDPYLDDSNPYLGLLQCGASHAPDFPRPLAKLLHNRSSHHKACSKKDALALEAAKAGPAVKYLFTTSVAVDIIHGGVKTNALPERTLMTVNHRINVGSSSDVVKTHITALAAQVAQKYNLTLHAFNGEEESPSRVRAHLDTVRWMWGWVRNVDEGVF, from the exons ATGACCACATCTTATGCCCGGCCAAAGTCCATTCGATCAGCAACACTCCCACCTTCAACCTCAACCCTCAAGATGGCGAGCAATACTTTGGAGAAGCAAACCAAGCAGTTACCTGAGCCACCAAAGCATCCATACAAGCGTCAGTTCATTACAAGTGGCCTGTTTTGTTTTGCAATCTTGGGTTTCTTGAGGCATTACATCATCGCACCTACATCATCGTCACGATGGTCACTCTCCACTGGATTCAACAGCGTTGAGACGAAAGAGCAATGTTCTCAAGTAGAACCTTTATTTCCCGCTCGAACGACAAAGGggatggaagagatggaagCATACCTGACATCTGACGCGTTCCGTGATGTAGCCATTGAACGCTTATCAGGCGCCGTCAAGATACCCACGCAAAGCTACGATGACATGGGAACAATTGGCGAGGATCCACGCTGGGACATCTTCTACTCGTTTGCAGACTATCTCAGCAAGACTTACCCACTGGTGCATGCTACGCTGCAACTTGAAAAAGTTAATACCCATGGCTTGTTGTATACATGGGCTGGTTCTGATCCCAGTTTGAAGCCGAATTTGCTCATGGCTCATCAGGATGTTGTGCCTGTGCCTGATTCGACTATTAAACAATGGTCGTATCCGCCCTTTTCGGGCCATTATGACGGGAAGTTTGTGTGGGGGAGAGGCGCAAGCGATTGCAAGAATCAACTAATGGCTATCTTGAACGCTGTCGAGGCGCTCATCGCTGCGGATTTCACACCCAAACGCACTCTGATCCTATCATTTGGATTCGACGAAGAGATCTCCGGGAGAGAAGGCGCACAACATCTCGCGAACTACCTATTGAAGAAGCTCGGCCACAACTCCATCGCCGCCATTGTAGACGAAGGCGCCGTCAACATCGAGACCTGGGGCGCAAACTTCGCCATACCAGGAGTTGCAGAAAAAGGCTACATCGATGTGGACATCGTTGTACGCATGCCCGGCGGCCATAGTAGTATCCCCCCAGCCCACAATGGCATCGGGGTCGCCAGCGAACTCATCACGCTCATCGAAGCAAACGCCTACGACCCTTACCTCGACGACTCAAACCCATACTTAGGCCTCCTCCAATGCGGCGCCTCGCACGCCCCGGATTTCCCGCGCCCCTTGGCCAAACTCCTGCATAATCGTTCTTCACACCACAAGGCGTGTAGTAAAAAAGACGCCCTCGCGCTCGAAGCAGCAAAAGCTGGTCCCGCGGTGAAATACCTCTTCACAACCTCCGTGGCCGTCGACATCATCCACGGCGGCGTGAAAACAAACGCACTTCCCGAACGCACGCTGATGACGGTGAATCACCGTATAAACGTTGGCTCGAGCTCTGATGTTGTCAAGACACATATCACCGCTCTTGCTGCACAAGTTGCACAAAAATATAATCTCACGCTCCATGCGTTTAACGGGGAGGAGGAATCGCCTTCAA GGGTGAGGGCGCATTTGGATACTGTGAGGTGGATGTGGGGGTGGGTTAGGAATGTTGATGAAGGGGTGTTTTGA
- a CDS encoding TFA2, Transcription initiation factor IIE, beta subunit, with the protein MSFLKANSATGMNAPSPTPSTSSASGAKRKRPADGVPVVYSQPQDTGTGEHVFTRLTYVNDFLRERKEKWHTFDDIMEYLNIPPGHIQREQLRALMRADNQGNRISWDSHNEKYRYKPKLDIRNPAQLKGHLQTQKSAMGLQIKDLKDGWSTVADDITKMEEKNEVLVRRAKDGVPKTVWGNDPSLMLPMDPAFAKTWHSVHVPEDSEELRKMLLANKLTAATQAKVIVAAPSGKKKKGPRRGGKQTNTHMIGILKDFSGMRK; encoded by the coding sequence ATGTCCTTTCTCAAAGCAAACTCCGCCACTGGCATGAACGCACCCTCGCCGACGCCTTCGACTTCTTCAGCCAGCGGTGCAAAGCGCAAGCGTCCAGCAGATGGAGTCCCTGTTGTCTACTCGCAGCCGCAAGACACAGGCACGGGTGAGCACGTCTTCACCCGTCTCACCTATGTCAACGACTTCCTGCGCGAGCGCAAGGAGAAATGGCACACATTCGACGACATAATGGAGTACCTCAACATCCCACCTGGCCACATCCAGCGCGAGCAGCTGCGCGCCCTCATGCGCGCCGACAACCAAGGCAACCGCATCTCATGGGACTCGCACAACGAAAAGTACCGCTACAAGCCCAAGCTCGACATCCGCAACCCCGCACAGCTCAAGGGCCATCTCCAGACGCAAAAGTCGGCCATGGGCCTGCAGATCAAGGACCTCAAGGACGGCTGGTCCACCGTGGCCGACGACATcacaaagatggaggagAAGAACGAGGTGCTGGTGCGACGCGCCAAGGATGGTGTGCCAAAGACTGTCTGGGGCAATGACCCCTCGCTCATGCTGCCCATGGACCCGGCTTTTGCAAAGACGTGGCATTCGGTCCATGTGCCTGAAGACTCGGAGGAACTGCGCAAGATGCTGCTAGCCAACAAGTTGACGGCTGCTACCCAGGCAAAGGTCATTGTTGCTGCTCCCTCgggcaagaagaagaagggccCTCGTCGTGGTGGCAAGCAGACAAACACGCATATGATTGGTATCTTGAAGGATTTCTCGGGTATGAGGAAGTGA